The genomic window AAGTCCTTCCCGGCCGGTTTCCAGTTTTCTCTTCATGGCCTGAAAGACTTTGAAGGTCAGGAATAGAAAAACAAAACCAAAACACAGGGCGAAGCTGATGATCATGGGCACGGCCGGCCTCATTTCCGGAATGGGTGAATTGATAAGCATCATGGATCCTAAAATAAAAGATATTATACCACCTACGCCAAGCATGCAGAAGCCCTGAACCTTGATTTCGGCGATGAAAAACCCGATTGAAAGGATAATGA from Candidatus Aminicenantes bacterium includes these protein-coding regions:
- a CDS encoding nodulation protein NfeD, translating into IILSIGFFIAEIKVQGFCMLGVGGIISFILGSMMLINSPIPEMRPAVPMIISFALCFGFVFLFLTFKVFQAMKRKLETGREGLIGESGVAKTDIDNRSGKVFVHGEWWNAVADGLIPAGSRIQVEAIENLLLKVKKSGG